In Arachis stenosperma cultivar V10309 chromosome 1, arast.V10309.gnm1.PFL2, whole genome shotgun sequence, one DNA window encodes the following:
- the LOC130946506 gene encoding exocyst complex component EXO70B1-like yields MADSGEEKLLAVARHIAKTLGNDNRTVAEDILKIFSNFDARFSKEKLSDPLGCAALEQTLNSLDERISRHVSSRNNNDNSQAIFSVNTAAFLASVDELTATVNRWKPLAADETVGACLSRADEMLRRAMVLAEDEFRSLMDESIRNTSFDSDDGGEFEGDDESCGNGVQDHRIPAAERVSEDDVVIDVLPAGTVIDLREIATRMVAAGFGDSCARVYGGCRREFLEESFSRLGFRNLCASEIQEMPWQVLEDEIERWINASNVSLRILFPSERRLCDRVFSGGSAADIAFGEVCREPVTQLLRFADAVASHSRSPDQLFRILHVFDTMRELIPEFASLFSDSQCETEAIEVWKRLGEAIKEIFVELENLIRQDPAKAAVHGGGLHPITKYVVNYLVAASQSRRTLELVFQGDFLPLKDFITMVDDNKHQSDSHFCVQLCGIMDLLESNLEAKSKIYKDLALCSVFMMNNLRYIVQKAKTSELGSVLGDDWIRKHTAKIRRFHVSYQRSSWSKVVGFLKVETSEVTMAAGSSVVVEVKAMKEKLKMFNLHFEEICRVQSHWVVFDEQLREEIRIALEKILLPAYGSFIGRFHNVPELGKYVDKYVKYGVDDIGDRLNDLFQGENSVLEVSHRFKIWL; encoded by the coding sequence ATGGCTGACAGCGGGGAAGAGAAGTTACTTGCTGTGGCGCGCCACATAGCGAAGACGCTGGGGAACGACAATCGAACCGTTGCAGAAGACATACTCAAAATATTCTCAAacttcgatgctcgattctccAAGGAGAAGCTTTCTGATCCACTGGGCTGCGCCGCACTGGAACAGACCCTCAACTCACTCGATGAACGCATCTCGCGCCACGTGTCCTCACGCAACAACAACGACAACAGCCAGGCAATCTTTTCCGTCAACACCGCCGCATTCCTCGCTTCGGTCGACGAGCTCACCGCCACCGTCAACAGATGGAAGCCTCTCGCCGCGGATGAGACCGTAGGCGCGTGCCTCTCACGTGCTGACGAGATGCTCCGTCGGGCTATGGTCCTAGCAGAAGACGAGTTCCGCTCACTCATGGATGAGTCAATTCGGAATACGTCGTTTGACTCGGATGACGGAGGCGAATTTGAAGGAGACGATGAGAGTTGCGGCAACGGCGTTCAGGATCATCGAATTCCAGCGGCGGAACGGGTTTCTGAGGACGATGTGGTAATTGATGTGTTGCCAGCGGGTACGGTGATCGATCTCCGGGAGATAGCGACGCGCATGGTGGCGGCGGGGTTCGGCGACTCGTGCGCGCGCGTGTACGGTGGTTGCCGGAGGGAGTTCTTAGAAGAGAGCTTCTCGAGGTTAGGGTTTCGGAATCTTTGCGCTTCGGAGATTCAGGAGATGCCATGGCAGGTTCTTGAAGACGAGATCGAGCGTTGGATCAACGCCTCCAACGTCTCACTCAGGATCCTTTTCCCCAGCGAGCGCCGGCTGTGCGATCGCGTATTCTCCGGCGGTTCCGCCGCCGATATCGCGTTCGGTGAGGTCTGCCGCGAACCTGTGACACAACTGCTGAGGTTTGCCGACGCCGTCGCGAGTCACAGCCGCTCGCCGGATCAGTTGTTTCGAATCCTCCACGTGTTCGACACAATGCGTGAACTAATTCCTGAATTCGCATCGCTCTTCTCTGATTCACAATGTGAGACGGAAGCAATTGAAGTTTGGAAGCGATTGGGGGAAGCGATCAAGGAAATTTTTGTGGAATTGGAAAACCTGATTCGCCAAGATCCGGCAAAGGCGGCAGTTCACGGCGGTGGGCTTCACCCTATCACTAAATATGTAGTGAATTACCTTGTGGCCGCGTCCCAGTCACGGCGAACCTTGGAACTAGTTTTCCAAGGCGATtttcttccattgaaggatttCATCACTATGGTTGATGATAATAAGCATCAATCTGATTCTCATTTTTGTGTTCAATTGTGTGGGATAATGGACTTGTTAGAGAGCAATTTGGAAGCCAAGTCCAAAATCTACAAGGACCTTGCATTGTGCTCTGTTTTCATGATGAATAATTTGAGGTACATCGTTCAGAAGGCGAAAACCAGCGAATTGGGTTCCGTTTTAGGTGATGATTGGATCCGAAAGCACACTGCGAAAATTCGGAGATTTCATGTGAGCTACCAGAGGAGTTCATGGAGCAAGGTGGTGGGGTTCTTGAAGGTTGAGACAAGTGAGGTGACAATGGCAGCAGGGTCTAGTGTCGTTGTTGAGGTAAAGGCTATGAAGGAGAAGCTGAAGATGTTCAACTTGCACTTTGAGGAGATTTGTAGGGTTCAATCTCATTGGGTTGTGTTTGATGAGCAGCTTAGGGAGGAAATCAGAATTGCACTGGAGAAGATCTTGTTGCCTGCCTATGGAAGCTTCATTGGAAGGTTCCATAATGTTCCGGAACTCGGCAAGTACGTTGACAAGTATGTAAAGTATGGGGTGGATGACATTGGAGATCGGCTTAACGATTTGTTTCAGGGAGAAAACAGCGTATTAGAAGTTTCACATCGCTTTAAGATATGGCTATGA
- the LOC130974496 gene encoding uncharacterized protein LOC130974496 produces the protein MKPKHRISAAIEKQSEQAKKNYQIHLTATIDCIRFLLRQGLAFRGNDETDDFVNQGNFLELLNFLAQHNEEIDRAFKNARGNLKLRAPSIQKDIVRAAASETTKVIVNDLGDELFTILVDEARDISIKEQMSVCLRYVNKEGQVKEHFLGLVHVSNTNALSLKLTLESLLQTYNLCLSRVRGQGYDGASNMQGEFNGLKTLILKENSYAFYVHCFAHQLQLALITVAKKKVEIALLFNLLTNLCNVAGVSCKRRNMLCNSQMTKTIEALQSGEIASGCGLNPEIALKRAKDTRWGSHYGTILKLISLFSSVVNVLEYVEEDGTKR, from the coding sequence ATGAAACCAAAACATCGCATTAGTGCTGCTATTGAAAAACAATCTGAGCAAGCTAAAAAGAATTATCAAATTCACTTGACAGCCACAATTGATTGTATTAGATTTCTTTTGCGACAAGGATTGGCCTTTCGTGGTAATGATGAGACAGATGATTTTGTTAATCAAGGAAATTTTTTGGAACTTCTAAACTTTCTTGCGCAACATAATGAAGAGATTGATCGTGCTTTCAAAAATGCTCGTGGGAATCTTAAACTAAGAGCTCCCTCAATTCAAAAAGATATTGTAAGAGCTGCTGCAAGTGAAACGACAAAAGTTATTGTTAATGATCTTGGGGATGAATTGTTTACTATTTTGGTTGATGAAGCCCGCGACATTTCTATTAAGGAGCAAATGTCAGTTTGTTTAAGGTATGTGAATAAAGAAGGGCAAGTTAAGGAGCATTTTCTTGGTCTTGTTCATGTTTCTAATACTAATGCTTTATCTCTGAAATTAACATTGGAGTCATTATTACAAACATATAATTTATGTTTATCAAGAGTACGTGGCCAAGGATATGATGGTGCAAGTAATATGCAAGGAGAATTTAATGGTTTGAAAACTTTGATATTGAAAGAAAACTCTTATGCTTTCTATGTACATTGCTTTGCTCACCAACTTCAATTAGCTCTTATAACTgttgcaaaaaaaaaagttgaaattGCTTtgctttttaatttgttaaccAATTTGTGCAATGTTGCTGGAGTTTCGTGTAAACGAAGAAATATGCTTTGTAATAGTCAGATGACTAAGACAATTGAAGCATTACAAAGTGGAGAAATTGCTAGTGGATGTGGTTTGAATCCAGAAATAGCTTTGAAAAGAGCTAAAGATACTAGATGGGGTTCACACTACGGAACTATacttaaattaatttctttattttcttccgTGGTCAATGTTCTTGAATATGTTGAGGAAGATGGAACAAAGAGATGA